One genomic region from Pyxicephalus adspersus chromosome 1, UCB_Pads_2.0, whole genome shotgun sequence encodes:
- the LOC140321786 gene encoding galectin-1-like — protein sequence MDVPGVIVNNLNLKPGQSIEVKGFIPENCKHFSINLGKDSENLLLHFNPRFNHHADIRKIICNSAENNVWGKEQRENVFPFKEGSVTTVSFKYEKEKFIIVLPSGSSFSFPVRFSMETISYLFLINLQLECLKIE from the exons ATGGACGTGCCA GGGGTGATTGTAAACAACCTCAATTTGAAACCTGGCCAATCCATCGAGGTGAAGGGCTTCATTCCGGAGAACTGTAAACA TTTTTCCATAAACTTGGGAAAAGATTCTGAAAACTTGCTGCTACACTTTAATCCTCGATTTAACCACCATGCAGACATTCGCAAAATAATCTGCAACTCAGCGGAGAACAATGTTTGGGGAAAAGAGCAAAGGGAAAATGTCTTCCCCTTCAAGGAGGGATCAGTTACCACA GTTTCTTTCAAGTATGAGAAAGAGAAATTCATTATAGTGTTGCCTTCTGGAAGTTCATTCTCATTCCCGGTCCGCTTTTCAATGGAGACAATCTCATATTTGTTCTTGATAAACCTGCAGCTTGAGTGTCTGAAGATAGAATGA